One Antennarius striatus isolate MH-2024 chromosome 17, ASM4005453v1, whole genome shotgun sequence genomic window carries:
- the LOC137610961 gene encoding protein LBH-like produces MTEVMNSLEPGAEDFSGGAAADQNTIFPESHERFPKLSKRLPSIIVEPTDGKEVESGELRWPPDDPGSPDAPPERQRVKMGAAGEAGEEQASVGMDEEAAGGETQESN; encoded by the exons ATGACTGAGGTGATGAACTCGCTGGAGCCGGGGGCGGAGGACTTCAGCGGCGGCGCGGCGGCAGATCAGAACACG ATCTTCCCAGAATCCCACGAGAGGTTCCCCAAGCTGTCCAAACGGCTCCCCTCCATCATCGTGGAGCCCACCGACGGGAAGGAGGTGGAGAGTGGGGAGCTCCGCTGGCCCCCGGACGACCCCGGCTCCCCGGACGCCCCCCCCGAGAGGCAGAGGGTCAAGATGGGAGCTGCAG GTGAGGCAGGTGAGGAGCAGGCCAGCGTAGGCATGGATGAGGAGGCTGCAGGGGGGGAGACGCAGGAGTCCAACTGA
- the LOC137610960 gene encoding neuroblast differentiation-associated protein AHNAK-like, translating to MDMSGIDKDVKIVGPDVQIPEGLSVDITAPSIDTKGPTIHMETEYEGKGSKFKLPSLSFSAPQVKRPEIDLSLSKRDVDVTLPEAKAEVKLPGFELEQPSGEVEIKALEFKVTTTTTEESPLIFKLPTLKLPKFGISTPSDSMEMPDMDKDVKVGLDVKIQEEVLSIDTKGSTIHIETQKTEYEGKGSEFKMPSLSFSAPQVKGPEIDLRFAKRDVDVTLPETKAQVKIPDVELEQPSGEVEIKAPEFKVTTKKTEGSPSKFKLPTLKFPKFGVVTSGSSVEIPDMEKDVKIVGPDVQIPDEALSVDIGAPSIDTKGPTIHLKDKDTEYVGKGSKFKMPGLSFSAPQFKRPQIDLSLSKKDVDVPLPEAKAEVKIPDVELEQPSGKLQLAVPEFKFTTKTTEGSPSKFNLPTLKLPKFGIIAPSDTMEMPDMDKDVKTVGPDVTIPKGGLGIDIAAPSIDIKVPSLHMETKETEYEGKGSKFKMPSLSFSAPQVKRPEIDLSLSKRDVDVTLPEAKAEVKIPDVGLEQPAGEVEIKAPEFKVTTKKTEGSPSKFKLPTFKFPKFGVGSSSATVEMPDMDKDVKIIGPDVKIPEDVITVDITAPSIDTKGPSIHMKTEDTEHEGKGSKFKMPSLSFSAPQVKRPEIDLSLSKRDVDVTLPEAKVEVKIPDVELEQPSGEVEITGPEFKFTTKTTKGSPSKLNLPTLKLPKFGIMAPTEMPDMDKDVKIVLPDVKIPDKGLGFDIAATSIDIKDPSIHMEAKDTEYEGKGSKFKMPSLSFSAPQVKSPEIDLRFAKRDVDVTLPEAKAEVKIPDVELEQTSGEVEIKAPEFKVTTKKTEGSPSKFKLPTLKFPKFGVGTTTTSVEMPDMDKDVKIDGTDLKIPEEVLSIDTKGPSIHIETQDAEYEGKGSKFKMPSLSFSAPQVKRPEIDLRFAKRDVDVTLPEAKAEVKIPDVELEQPAGEVKIKAPELKVTTKTKEGSPSKFKLPTLKFPKFGVGSSGTSVEMPDMDKDVKTVGPDLKIPEEVLTVDITAPSIDTKGPSIHMKTEDTEYEGKGSKFKMPSLSFSAPQVKRPEIDLSLSKKDVDVTLPEAKAEVKIPDVDLEQPSGGVEITGPEFQFTTKTTDGSPSKLNLPTLKLPKFGIMAPTEMPDMDKDVKIVGLDVKIPDKGLGFDIAAPSIDIKDPSIHMEAQDTEYEGKGSKFKMPSLSFSAPQVKRPEIDLRFAKRDVDVTLPEAKAEVKIPDVELEQTSGEVEIKAPEFKVITKKTEGSPSKFKLPTLKFPKFGVGSSGTSVEMPDMDKDVKIVGPDLKIPEEVLTVDITAPSIDTKGPSIHMKTEDTEYEGKGSKFKMPSLSFSAPQVKRPEIDLSLSKKDVDVTLPEAKAEVKIPDVDLEQPSGEVEIKAPEFNITKKTKEGSPSKFKLPTFKFPTFGVGSSGTSVEIPDMNKDVKIVGTDVKIPEEVLTVDIAAPSIDTKGPSIHIETQDAEYEGKGSKFKMPSLSFSAPQVKRPEIDLSLSKKDVDVTLPEAKAEVKIPDVELEQPSGEVEIKAPEFNITKKTKEGSPSKFKLPTFKFPKFGGGTTSTSVEMPDMDKDVKIVGPDLKIPEEVLSIDTKGPSIHIETQDAEYEGKGSKFKMPSLSFSAPHVKRPEIDLSLSKRDVDVTLPEAKAEVKIPDVELEQPSGEVEIKAPDLKVTTKTKEGSPSKFKLPTLKFPKFGVGSSGTSVEMPDMDKDVKIPEEVLTVDIAAPSIDTKGPSIHIETQDAEYEGKGSKFKMPSLSFSAPHVKRPEIDLSLSKRDVDVTLPEAKAEVKIPDVDLEQPSGEVEIKAPEFNITKKTKEGSPSKFKLPTFKFPKFGGGTTSTSVEMPDMDKDVKIVGPDVKIDGTDLKIPEEVLSIDTKDPSIHIKTQDAEYEGKGSKFKMPSLSFSAPHVKRPEIDLSLSKRDVDVTLPEAKAEVKIPDVDLEQPSGEVEIKAPEFNVTTKTKEGSPSKFKLPTLKFPKFGVGSSGTSVEMPDMDKDVKIVGPDVKIPEEVLTIDIAAPSIDTKGPSIHMKTQETEYEGKGSKFKMPSLSFSAPHVKRPEIDLSLSKRDVDATLPEAKAEVKIPVVELEKPSGEVEIKAPEFKVTTKKTEGSPSKFKLPTLKFPKFGVGTTSTSVEMPDMDKDVKIDGPDFHIPEEGLSVDITAPSIDTKGPSIHVETEETEYEVKGSKFKMPSLSFSAPQVKRPEIDLSLSKRDVDVTLPEAKAEVKIPDVELEQPSGEVEIKAPEFKVTKKTTEGSPSKFKLPTFKFPTFGVGSSSATMEMPDMDKDVKIVGPDVKIPDEVLTVDITAPSIDTKGPTIHMKTEDAEYEGKGSKFKMPSLSFSAPQVKRPEIDLSLSTKEVTIPEVEAEVKLPHVQVKEPEGTISESDAFDSNLKKSKFSFPKFLFSKSNVKAHEVSAELPQLDVSLPEGEVKVRQPELEIKAVEVEAEHDRQGARFKLPKFSFAQLKPKGQDEDLVVSQKEVDITVPGVNAAVRLPELQAKSLTGMETNNDTEDKPKDTVGSPLEFKIPTMKMPIFGIAPYNVTPETHNTYNIAETERLGLQDNDTVQAKIPDAPEIPPNETVGVGLGSPTKFKLPSFKMPKLNFSTTKSEDENAPVEAEHKVDQRESKTEQQGQSKSPKISLTSFGEILKNFDVEFDVSKADKEEVMLELSKQNNETNMQLELKEGEENTKQDIPKSPERTGWFKFPRFGLSSPPEAATALEKDKLKKDKSPLGDTGEEEISSTCSVQSSDAFADSSSAMTRLN from the exons ATGGATATGTCCGGTATAGACAAAGATGTCAAAATTGTTGGACCAGATGTCCAAATTCCAGAGGGTCTCAGTGTTGACATTACAGCACCCAGTATTGACACCAAAGGTCCAACAATACATATGGAAACTGAATATGAAGGAAAAGGAAGCAAGTTTAAGCTGCCAAGTCTCAGTTTTTCTGCACCACAAGTCAAAAGACCAGAAATTGATTTAAGTTTGTCAAAGAGAGATGTGGACGTCACACTACCAGAAGCCAAAGCTGAAGTCAAACTGCCTGGTTTTGAACTGGAACAACCCTCTGGTGAGGTTGAAATTAAAGCCCTTGAGTTCAAGGTTACCACAACGACCACAGAAGAATCACCATTAATATTTAAGTTGCCTACATTAAAATTACCAAAATTTGGAATAAGTACACCAAGTGACAGCATGGAAATGCCCGATATGGACAAAGATGTCAAAGTTGGACTAGATGTTAAAATTCAAGAGGAGGTTCTCAGTATTGACACCAAAGGTTCAACAATACATATAGAAACTCAAAAAACTGAATATGAAGGAAAAGGAAGCGAGTTTAAGATGCCAAGTCTCAGTTTTTCAGCGCCTCAAGTCAAAGGACCAGAAATTGACTTAAGGTTTGCAAAGAGAGATGTAGACGTCACACTACCAGAAACCAAAGCTCAAGTCAAGATCCCTGATGTTGAACTGGAACAACCCTCTGGTGAGGTTGAAATTAAAGCACCCGAGTTCAAGGTTaccacaaagaaaacagaaggatCACCATCAAAATTTAAGTTGCCCACATTAAAGTTCCCAAAATTTGGAGTAGTTACGTCCGGTTCCTCAGTGGAAATACCTGATATGGAAAAAGATGTCAAAATTGTTGGACCAGATGTCCAAATTCCAGATGAAGCTCTCAGTGTTGACATTGGAGCACCCAGCATTGACACCAAAGGTCCAACAATACATCtaaaagacaaagacactgAATATGTAGGAAAAGGAAGCAAATTTAAGATGCCAGGTCTCAGTTTTTCTGCACCACAGTTCAAAAGACCACAAATTGATTTAAGTTTGTCAAAGAAAGATGTAGATGTCCCACTACCAGAAGCTAAAGCTGAAGTCAAGATCCCTGATGTTGAACTGGAGCAACCATCTGGCAAACTACAACTTGCAGTGCCTGAGTTCAAGTTTACAACAAAGACCACAGAAGGATCACCATCAAAATTTAATTTGCCTACATTAAAATTACCAAAATTTGGAATAATTGCTCCAAGTGACACCATGGAAATGCCTGATATGGACAAAGATGTAAAAACTGTTGGACCAGATGTTACAATTCCAAAAGGGGGTCTCGGTATTGACATTGCAGCGCCCAGCATTGACATCAAAGTCCCATCGTTACAtatggaaacaaaagaaactgaATATGAAGGAAAAGGAAGCAAGTTTAAGATGCCAAGTCTCAGTTTCTCGGCGCCTCAAGTCAAAAGACCAGAAATTGATTTAAGTTTGTCAAAGAGAGATGTAGACGTCACACTACCAGAAGCTAAAGCTGAAGTCAAGATCCCCGATGTTGGACTGGAACAACCCGCTGGCGAGGTTGAAATTAAAGCACCCGAGTTCAAGGTTACCACTAAGAAAACAGAAGGATCACCATCAAAATTTAAGTTGCCCACATTCAAATTCCCAAAATTTGGAGTAGGTAGTTCAAGTGCCACCGTGGAAATGCCTGATATGGACAAAGATGTCAAAATTATTGGACCAGATGTTAAAATTCCAGAAGACGTTATCACTGTTGACATTACAGCACCCAGCATTGACACCAAAGGTCCATCAATACACATGAAAACTGAAGACACTGAACATGAAGGAAAAGGAAGCAAGTTTAAGATGCCAAGTCTCAGTTTTTCTGCACCACAAGTCAAAAGACCAGAAATTGATTTAAGTTTGTCAAAGAGAGATGTAGATGTCACACTACCAGAAGCCAAAGTTGAAGTCAAGATCCCTGATGTTGAACTGGAACAACCCTCTGGTGAGGTTGAAATTACAGGACCTGAGTTCAAGTTTACAACAAAGACCACAAAAGGATCCCCATCAAAACTTAATTTGCCCACATTAAAATTACCAAAATTTGGAATAATGGCTCCAACAGAAATGCCCGATATGGACAAAGATGTCAAAATTGTTCTACCAGATGTTAAAATTCCAGATAAGGGTCTCGGTTTTGACATTGCAGCAACCAGTATTGACATCAAAGATCCATCAATACATATGGAAGCTAAAGACACTGAATATGAAGGAAAAGGAAGCAAGTTTAAGATGCCAAGTCTCAGTTTTTCAGCGCCTCAAGTCAAAAGTCCAGAAATTGACTTAAGGTTTGCAAAGAGAGATGTAGACGTCACACTACCAGAAGCCAAAGCTGAAGTCAAGATCCCTGATGTTGAACTGGAACAAACCTCTGGTGAGGTTGAAATTAAAGCACCTGAGTTCAAGGTTaccacaaagaaaacagaaggatCACCATCAAAATTTAAGTTGCCCACATTAAAGTTCCCAAAATTTGGAGTAGGTACGACTACTACCTCAGTAGAAATGCCTGATATGGACAAAGATGTCAAAATTGATGGAACAGATCTCAAAATTCCAGAGGAGGTTCTCAGTATTGACACCAAAGGTCCATCAATACATATAGAAACTCAAGACGCTGAATATGAAGGAAAAGGAAGCAAGTTTAAGATGCCAAGTCTCAGTTTTTCAGCGCCTCAAGTCAAAAGACCAGAAATTGACTTAAGGTTTGCAAAGAGAGATGTAGACGTCACACTACCAGAAGCCAAAGCTGAAGTCAAGATCCCTGATGTTGAACTGGAACAACCCGCTGGCGAGGTCAAAATTAAAGCCCCTGAGTTAAAGGTTACAACAAAGACCAAAGAAGGATCACCATCAAAATTTAAGTTGCCCACATTAAAGTTCCCAAAATTTGGAGTAGGTAGTTCTGGTACCTCAGTGGAAATGCCTGATATGGACAAAGATGTAAAAACTGTTGGACCAGATCTTAAGATTCCAGAAGAAGTTCTCACTGTTGACATTACAGCACCCAGCATTGACACCAAAGGTCCATCAATACACATGAAAACTGAAGACACTGAATATGAAGGAAAAGGAAGCAAGTTTAAGATGCCAAGTCTCAGTTTTTCTGCACCACAAGTCAAAAGACCAGAAATTGATTTAAGTTTGTCAAAGAAAGATGTAGACGTCACACTACCAGAAGCCAAAGCTGAAGTCAAGATCCCTGATGTTGACCTGGAACAACCCTCTGGTGGGGTTGAAATTACAGGACCTGAGTTCCAGTTTACAACAAAGACCACAGACGGATCCCCATCAAAACTTAATTTGCCCACATTAAAATTACCAAAATTTGGAATAATGGCTCCAACAGAAATGCCTGATATGGACAAAGATGTCAAAATTGTTGGACTAGATGTTAAAATTCCAGATAAGGGTCTCGGTTTTGACATCGCAGCACCCAGTATTGACATCAAAGATCCATCAATACATATGGAAGCTCAAGACACTGAATATGAAGGAAAAGGAAGCAAGTTTAAGATGCCAAGTCTCAGTTTTTCAGCGCCTCAAGTCAAAAGACCAGAAATTGACTTAAGGTTTGCAAAGAGAGATGTAGACGTCACACTACCAGAAGCCAAAGCTGAAGTCAAGATCCCTGATGTTGAACTGGAACAAACCTCTGGCGAGGTTGAAATTAAAGCACCTGAGTTCAAGGTTatcacaaagaaaacagaaggatCACCATCAAAATTTAAGTTGCCCACATTAAAATTCCCAAAATTTGGAGTAGGTAGTTCTGGTACCTCAGTGGAAATGCCTGATATGGACAAAGATGTCAAAATTGTTGGACCAGATCTTAAGATTCCAGAAGAAGTTCTCACTGTTGACATTACAGCACCCAGCATTGACACCAAAGGTCCATCAATACACATGAAAACTGAAGACACTGAATATGAAGGAAAAGGAAGCAAGTTTAAGATGCCAAGTCTCAGTTTTTCTGCACCACAAGTCAAAAGACCAGAAATTGATTTAAGTTTGTCAAAGAAAGATGTAGACGTCACACTACCAGAAGCCAAAGCTGAAGTCAAGATCCCTGATGTTGACCTGGAACAACCCTCTGGTGAGGTTGAAATTAAAGCCCCTGAGTTCAATATTACCAAAAAGACCAAAGAAGGATCACCATCAAAATTTAAGTTGCCCACATTCAAATTCCCAACATTTGGAGTAGGTAGCTCTGGTACCTCAGTGGAAATACCTGATATGAACAAAGATGtcaaaattgttggaacagatGTCAAAATTCCCGAGGAGGTTCTCACTGTTGACATTGCAGCGCCCAGCATCGACACCAAAGGTCCATCAATACATATAGAAACTCAAGACGCTGAATATGAAGGAAAAGGAAGCAAGTTTAAGATGCCAAGTCTCAGTTTTTCTGCACCACAAGTCAAAAGACCAGAAATTGATTTAAGTTTGTCAAAGAAAGATGTAGACGTCACACTACCAGAAGCTAAAGCTGAAGTCAAGATCCCTGATGTTGAACTGGAACAACCCTCTGGTGAGGTTGAAATTAAAGCCCCTGAGTTCAATATTACCAAAAAGACCAAAGAAGGATCACCATCAAAATTTAAGTTGCCCACATTCAAATTCCCAAAATTTGGAGGAGGTACGACCAGTACCTCAGTAGAAATGCCTGATATGGACAAAGATGTCAAAATTGTTGGACCAGATCTCAAAATTCCAGAAGAGGTTCTTAGTATTGACACCAAAGGTCCATCAATACATATAGAAACTCAAGACGCTGAATATGAAGGAAAAGGAAGCAAGTTTAAGATGCCAAGTCTCAGTTTTTCTGCACCACATGTGAAAAGACCAGAAATTGATTTAAGTTTGTCAAAGAGAGATGTAGACGTCACACTACCAGAAGCCAAAGCTGAGGTCAAGATCCCTGATGTTGAACTGGAACAACCCTCTGGTGAGGTTGAAATTAAAGCCCCTGACTTAAAGGTTACAACAAAGACCAAAGAAGGATCACCATCAAAATTTAAGTTGCCTACATTAAAGTTCCCAAAATTTGGAGTAGGTAGTTCTGGTACCTCAGTGGAAATGCCTGATATGGACAAAGATGTCAAAATTCCAGAAGAGGTTCTCACTGTTGACATTGCAGCGCCCAGCATTGACACCAAAGGTCCATCAATACATATAGAAACTCAAGACGCTGAATATGAAGGAAAAGGAAGCAAGTTTAAGATGCCAAGTCTCAGTTTTTCTGCACCACATGTGAAAAGACCAGAAATTGATTTAAGTTTGTCAAAGAGAGATGTAGACGTCACATTACCAGAAGCCAAAGCTGAAGTCAAGATCCCTGATGTTGACCTGGAACAACCCTCTGGTGAGGTTGAAATTAAAGCCCCTGAGTTCAATATTACCAAAAAGACCAAAGAAGGATCACCATCAAAATTTAAGTTGCCCACATTCAAATTCCCAAAATTTGGAGGAGGTACGACCAGTACCTCAGTAGAAATGCCTGATATGGACAAAGATGTCAAAATTGTTGGACCAGATGTCAAAATTGATGGAACAGATCTCAAAATTCCAGAAGAGGTTCTCAGTATTGACACCAAAGACCCATCAATACATATAAAAACTCAAGACGCTGAATATGAAGGAAAAGGAAGCAAGTTTAAGATGCCAAGTCTCAGTTTTTCCGCACCCCATGTGAAAAGACCAGAAATTGATTTAAGTTTGTCAAAGAGAGATGTAGACGTCACACTACCAGAAGCCAAAGCTGAAGTCAAGATCCCTGATGTTGACCTGGAACAACCCTCTGGTGAGGTTGAAATTAAAGCCCCTGAGTTCAATGTTACAACAAAGACCAAAGAAGGATCACCATCAAAATTTAAGTTGCCGACATTAAAGTTCCCAAAATTTGGAGTAGGTAGTTCTGGTACCTCAGTGGAAATGCCTGATATGGACAAAGATGTCAAAATTGTTGGACCAGATGTTAAAATTCCAGAAGAAGTTCTCACTATTGACATTGCAGCACCCAGCATTGACACCAAAGGTCCATCAATACACATGAAAACTCAAGAAACTGAATATGAAGGAAAAGGAAGCAAGTTTAAGATGCCAAGTCTCAGTTTTTCGGCGCCTCACGTCAAAAGACCAGAAATTGATTTAAGTTTGTCAAAGAGAGATGTGGACGCCACACTACCAGAAGCCAAAGCTGAAGTCAagatccctgtggttgaactggAAAAACCCTCTGGTGAGGTTGAAATTAAAGCCCCTGAGTTCAAGGTTACCACTAAGAAAACAGAAGGATCACCATCAAAATTTAAGTTGCCCACATTAAAGTTCCCAAAATTTGGAGTAGGTACGACTAGTACCTCAGTGGAAATGCCTGATATGGACAAAGATGTCAAAATTGATGGACCAGATTTTCATATTCCAGAAGAAGGTCTCAGTGTTGACATTACAGCACCCAGTATTGACACCAAAGGTCCATCAATACATGTGGAAACTGAAGAAACTGAATATGAAGTAAAAGGAAGCAAGTTTAAGATGCCAAGTCTCAGTTTCTCGGCGCCTCAAGTCAAAAGACCAGAAATTGATTTAAGTTTGTCAAAGAGAGATGTAGACGTCACACTACCAGAAGCCAAAGCTGAAGTCAAGATCCCTGATGTTGAACTGGAACAACCCTCTGGTGAGGTTGAAATTAAAGCCCCCGAGTTCAAGGTTACAAAAAAGACCACAGAAGGATCACCATCAAAATTTAAGTTGCCCACATTCAAATTCCCAACATTTGGAGTAGGTAGTTCAAGTGCCACCATGGAAATGCCTGATATGGACAAAGATGTCAAAATTGTTGGACCAGATGTTAAAATTCCAGACGAAGTTCTCACTGTCGATATTACAGCACCCAGCATTGACACCAAAGGTCCAACAATACACATGAAAACTGAAGACGCTGAATATGAAGGAAAAGGAAGCAAGTTTAAGATGCCAAGTCTCAGTTTTTCTGCCCCACAAGTCAAAAGACCAGAAATTGATTTAAGTTTGTCAACGAAAGAGGTGACAATTCCAGAAGTTGAAGCAGAGGTCAAATTGCCTCATGTTCAAGTCAAGGAACCTGAGGGTACCATTTCAGAATCAGATGCATTTGATTCCAACTTGAAAAAATCCAAATTTTCTTTtcctaaatttttattttctaagtcAAATGTTAAAGCACATGAAGTCAGTGCTGAGCTTCCACAACTTGATGTTTCACTTCCAGAGGGTGAAGTTAAAGTCAGACAACCTGAATTGGAAATCAAAGCCGTTGAAGTGGAAGCTGAACATGATCGACAAGGAGCAAGGTTTAAATTACCAAAGTTCAGTTTTGCACAGTTAAAACCCAAAGGACAAGATGAAGATTTAGTTGTATCACAGAAAGAAGTAGACATTACTGTCCCAGGTGTAAATGCAGCGGTCAGACTCCCTGAACTTCAAGCTAAGTCTTTAACTGGTATGGAAACAAACAACGATACTGAAGATAAACCAAAAGACACTGTAGGATCACCACTAGAATTCAAAATACCAACAATGAAAATGCCAATATTTGGAATTGCTCCTTATAATGTTACTCCAGAAACACACAATACATACAATATAGCAGAAACAGAGCGATTAGGACTTCAGGACAATGATACTGTCCAGGCTAAAATTCCAGATGCACCTGAAATACCCCCAAATGAAACTGTTGGTGTGGGATTGGGCTCTCCGACTAAATTCAAACTACCATCATTTAAAATGCCAAAGCTGAACTTCTCAACGACCAAGTCAGAAGATGAAAATGCCCCTGTTGAAGCTGAACACAAAGTCGACCAGAGAGAGTCGAAGACTGAGCAACAAGGGCAGAGTAAATCACCAAAAATTTCTCTGACATCATTTGGTGAGATCTTAAAGAATTTTGATGTTGAATTTGATGTTTCAAAAGCAGACAAGGAGGAAGTCATGCTTGAACTGTCAAAGCAAAATAATGAAACGAATATGCAGTTAGAACTGAAGGAAGGGGAAGAAAATACCAAGCAGGATATTCCAAAAAGCCCTGAGAGGACAGGTTGGTTTAAGTTCCCCAGGTTTGGACTGTCTTCTCCCCCAGAAGCTGCCACCGCTTTGGAGAAAGACAAACTCAAGAAAGATAAGAGCCCATTAGGGGATACGGGGGAGGAGGAGATAAGCTCCACCTGTTCTGTCCAGTCATCTGATGCCTTTGCTGATAGTAGCTCTGCAATGACAA GACTGAACTGA